Proteins encoded in a region of the Panicum hallii strain FIL2 chromosome 3, PHallii_v3.1, whole genome shotgun sequence genome:
- the LOC112887395 gene encoding uncharacterized protein LOC112887395, whose protein sequence is MGNSLRCCLACVLPCGALDLIRIVHLNGRVEEYGRPVAAGEILAANPNHVLSKPCSQGVVRRILIVSPDSELERGEIYFLIPSSSVPPEKKQNSKSAKSLSAGAHGDQQLVKKEKYHGKTGHPKSNGRRDLSDALSQKRSASHRRRVSAGRTAAWKPHLECIVEGT, encoded by the coding sequence ATGGGCAACAGCCTTAGGTGCTGCCTCGCCTGCGTCCTCCCCTGCGGCGCGCTGGACCTGATCAGGATCGTCCACCTGAACGGCCGCGTCGAGGAGTACGGCCGGCCGGTGGCCGCCGGCGAGATCCTGGCCGCCAATCCGAACCACGTGCTGAGCAAGCCGTGCTCGCAGGGCGTCGTGCGGAGGATCCTCATCGTGTCCCCGGACTCCGAGCTGGAGCGCGGCGAGATATACTTCCTCATCCCGTCGTCGTCGGTGCCGCCCGAGAAGAAGCAGAATTCGAAGAGCGCCAAGAGCCTCTCGGCCGGCGCGCACGGCGACCAGCAGCTGGTCAAGAAGGAGAAGTACCACGGCAAGACCGGCCATCCCAAGAGCAATGGGCGCCGTGACTTGAGTGACGCCCTGTCACAGAAGAGGTCGGCGTCCCACCGGCGGCGCGTGAGTGCCGGCCGGACCGCCGCGTGGAAgccacacctcgagtgcattgTTGAGGGAACTTGA